One Brassica napus cultivar Da-Ae chromosome C4, Da-Ae, whole genome shotgun sequence genomic region harbors:
- the BNAC04G06810D gene encoding uncharacterized protein BNAC04G06810D codes for MQEADTSRPRPSKSLMNRMKTSCLSMAVTFKEGLSYVKAFFVGQTKRLTAKNEKEATDAHLTETKMQVDATDEAENAKKRLHQSS; via the exons ATGCAAGAGGCTGACACATCGCGACCACGGCCGTCGAAGTCTCTGATGAATCGAATGAAGACGAGCTGTTTATCCATGGCAGTGACGTTTAAGGAGGGGCTTAGCTACGTCAAAGCCTTTTTTGTCGGCCAG ACAAAGAGGTTGACGGCCAAGAACGAGAAAGAAGCAACGGATGCTCATCTAACAGAGACAAAAATGCAAGTTGACGCAACCGATGAAGCAGAGAACGCCAAGAAAAGGCTTCATCAAtcttcttaa